One Thermofilum sp. genomic window carries:
- a CDS encoding tagaturonate epimerase family protein, which produces METPRYLGPIHHPALGVRIPEVLLEGVFRALSRTATAAGIMLSYHRETAPEYVINAPPGVYEVTRGHTGTSIRSYILSAVEKARKNGVVIEAEADHLAAITTSVRAVMRISGAGALQAPSASLEEALRYVEDEVREAADTRFINFFTLDACDYIDYRADKLDSREVESFFEQIYDDHAEIVKRYTSHPFRFITEDGGVVELRLRREDVARIAVKLHKPLEVIKRMYDIVKSYVTWPVGFEIAFDETPYLTRAEELLFLLQELRLRGIQPDFVAPNVGFEKRADYAGDIKELESRVSVLASIARAFGSLLSFHSGSGSSPWSGKGPGVYKALLRATGRKLKYKVSGVYMELVFHVLSRQPQGSPARRLYEEIYQAVVDYLEEQVEARGELYSETLEKQLKSYFARIQAGEKYPVDAEVFRHYSFLAFNLREGGRRIYRERLVELYQEDEQLKRAIDREVAELTSRLIDGLEFAGNISLLR; this is translated from the coding sequence GTGGAGACACCGAGGTACTTGGGCCCTATTCACCATCCAGCGCTGGGTGTTAGGATACCTGAAGTCCTCCTTGAAGGGGTGTTTAGGGCGCTCAGTAGAACAGCTACCGCTGCGGGGATTATGCTGTCCTACCACCGCGAAACAGCTCCAGAGTACGTGATAAACGCGCCACCAGGTGTGTACGAGGTAACAAGGGGGCACACGGGGACTTCGATCAGGAGCTACATTCTGAGTGCTGTGGAGAAAGCGAGAAAGAATGGAGTGGTTATCGAAGCTGAAGCTGACCACTTAGCTGCGATAACTACGAGCGTTAGAGCTGTGATGAGGATAAGCGGAGCTGGCGCGCTCCAGGCACCGAGCGCCTCTCTCGAAGAAGCGCTGAGGTACGTAGAGGATGAGGTCAGGGAAGCTGCGGACACGCGTTTCATAAACTTCTTCACACTCGACGCTTGCGATTATATCGATTACAGAGCTGATAAGCTTGACTCCCGTGAAGTTGAAAGCTTTTTCGAGCAGATATACGATGACCACGCTGAAATAGTTAAGCGCTACACTTCTCACCCTTTCAGGTTTATCACCGAGGATGGAGGAGTTGTAGAGCTGAGGCTCAGAAGAGAGGATGTCGCGCGAATCGCTGTCAAGCTGCATAAGCCTCTAGAGGTTATCAAAAGGATGTATGACATCGTTAAAAGCTATGTCACGTGGCCTGTAGGCTTCGAGATAGCTTTCGATGAGACACCTTACCTCACACGGGCAGAGGAGCTCTTGTTCCTGCTCCAAGAGTTAAGGTTGAGGGGGATCCAGCCGGACTTTGTTGCTCCTAACGTGGGTTTCGAGAAGAGAGCCGACTATGCGGGCGATATTAAGGAGCTGGAGTCGAGGGTTTCTGTGCTGGCTTCTATAGCGAGAGCTTTCGGCTCGCTGCTATCGTTCCATAGTGGTAGCGGAAGCTCACCTTGGTCCGGCAAAGGTCCGGGTGTCTACAAAGCTCTGCTTAGGGCTACGGGAAGGAAGCTTAAGTACAAGGTTTCGGGCGTGTACATGGAGCTCGTTTTTCACGTGCTGAGCCGGCAGCCTCAGGGGAGCCCGGCCAGGAGGCTTTACGAGGAGATTTACCAGGCGGTGGTCGACTACTTGGAGGAGCAGGTAGAGGCGAGGGGTGAGCTGTACTCAGAGACTTTGGAGAAGCAGCTGAAGAGCTACTTTGCCCGTATTCAGGCTGGTGAAAAGTACCCTGTGGACGCTGAAGTTTTTAGGCACTACTCTTTTCTGGCTTTCAACCTGCGGGAGGGAGGCCGAAGGATTTACAGGGAGAGGTTGGTGGAGCTGTACCAAGAGGACGAGCAGCTGAAGCGCGCTATAGACCGTGAAGTTGCTGAGCTAACTTCGCGGCTTATCGATGGGCTCGAGTTTGCAGGAAACATCTCGCTACTCCGCTAA